A part of Aegilops tauschii subsp. strangulata cultivar AL8/78 chromosome 2, Aet v6.0, whole genome shotgun sequence genomic DNA contains:
- the LOC109787223 gene encoding probable alpha-amylase 2 isoform X3 — translation MGQVVSDAVVQEQAAGNGGIIKNGREILLQAFNWESHKHNWWSNLEGRVADIAKSGFTSVWLPPPTQSLSPEGYLPQNLYSLDSCYGSLQQLNSLIQNMNDHNIRAMADVVINHRVGTTKGSTGMYNRYDGIPISWDEHAVTSCSGGKGNKSTGDNFDGVPNIDHTQPFVRKDIIEWLIWLRETIGFQDFRFDFTKGYASKFVKEYIEESKPLFAVGEYWDSCEYAPSDNRLSYNQDKHRQRIINWIDSTGGLCAAFDFTTKGILQEAVKGELWRLRDPEEKPPGVMGWWPSRSVTFIENHDTGSTQGHWPFPSDHVMEGYAYILTHPGIPTVFYDHFFDWGDSFHDEIAKLMEIRKSQDIHSRSAVKILEASSNLYSAIIDDKLCMKIGEGPWCPSDPEWKLAACGDRYAVWHK, via the exons ATGGGCCAGGTG GTTTCCGATGCTGTTGTCCAAGAACAGGCAGCTGGCAATG GCGGAATCATTAAGAATGGGAGGGAAATCCTATTGCAG GCTTTTAACTGGGAGTCCCATAAACACAATTGGTGGAGTAATTTAGAGGGCAGAGTTGCCGACATTGCTAAATCTGGGTTTACATCAGTATGGTTGCCTCCACCGACACAATCGTTATCTCCAGAAG GCTATCTGCCACAGAACCTGTACAGCCTTGACTCTTGTTATGGTTCTCTTCAGCAGCTAAATTCGTTGATTCAGAACATGAATGACCACAATATAAGGGCTATGGCTGATGTAGTTATTAACCATCGAGTTGGAACTACTAAAGGATCAACTGGGATGTATAATCGTTATGATGGTATCCCAATATCATGGGACGAACATGCTGTTACATCTTGTTCTGGTGGGAAG GGGAACAAAAGTACTGGTGATAACTTTGATGGGGTTCCCAACATAGATCATACCCAGCCATTTGTAAGGAAGGATATTATTGAATGGCTGATCTGGCTTCGGGAAACCATTGGTTTTCAAGATTTCCGCTTTGATTTCACAAAAGG TTATGCTTCAAAGTTTGTGAAAGAATACATTGAGGAATCAAAGCCTCTTTTTGCAGTGGGGGAATACTGGGACAGCTGTGAATATGCCCCCTCTGACAACCGTCTGAGCTACAATCAGG ATAAACATAGGCAGAGAATTATCAATTGGATAGATAGCACTGGAGGACTTTGCGCTGCGTTTGATTTCACAACAAAGGGTATTCTTCAG GAGGCTGTGAAAGGAGAGTTGTGGCGTTTGCGCGACCCTGAAGAAAAGCCGCCTGGTGTGATGGGGTGGTGGCCTTCAAGATCAGTTACATTTATTGAAAATCATGACACAGGGTCAACTCAG GGCCATTGGCCATTTCCATCTGATCATGTCATGGAG GGATATGCTTATATACTTACGCACCCTGGAATCCCCACAGTGTTCTACGATCATTTCTTTGATTGGGGAGATTCTTTCCACGATGAAATAGCAAAACTG ATGGAGATTAGGAAATCCCAAGACATACATAGTCGTTCAGCTGTCAAAATTTTGGAGGCAAGCTCAAATCTGTACTCGGCAATAATCGATGATAAGTTGTGCATGAAGATCGGAGAGGGCCCCTGGTGCCCAAGCGACCCAGAGTGGAAGCTGGCGGCATGTGGAGACAGATATGCCGTGTGGCACAAGTAG
- the LOC109787222 gene encoding uncharacterized protein: MAVEAPPSNHHGDPSTPGGLGYFHLRLLGPAASLFLLRSDRLYSLSFSRRRGYRLRLIASPARRRRRCRRRDLLLSTSGCVLRLTHCFSSPDAVRVNGLPLHGGGGPVDLAVGDEVSLLLLGSRYGFVAEKFVACERGDKVPGSCEEVLVLRAESLRKRLRAISESQDPLSFLRDSHCAHAGVKKAREGGGLLCQENPVNSVPQDNLRQQECNSDQNRLEHQPDVTNEDTVQLPQRSKRCSNVELKGCSNGNVEQHHTEGRYSDGSTFFLNRLTSIRPEMRAEQRSGVTLPQLLHPIGSLLRVFIATFTSDISWFLDYCKIPQYLPVTIACHNKDRCWSANSENRTAAPFENHPNLLLVYPRFPEVIAFGKDRKNQGVACHHPKLIVLQREDSMRVIISSANLAPRQWHLITNTVWWQDFPRRTSPDYSGLFSAFEGPKSDFAAQLVSFIGSLINEVPSQAYWINEIAKYDFEGAGGYLVASVPGLYMPSPCYLESNYCLSEKQIIHTKSSHRIFLGSVQTSVVGLSHRFHLPSDAGSQLKALSVFLGKCRGNMHGTTEVILKRNTNIPADANAVSVLVADLDKFCEEDSVQLGFLPREVAKWVSPLSDTGFFKFSGFIYPREALEAAFGATNTKVQLLMYVSKGPEFSQISGLIQDEHLPSLCSLVACLKRSPGLWRLEEVLSHFKWPETLETDFMYSASSIGTSINPQFIAHFASATGKRSNHDVDSEESDPEWGGWTAGHELKKPSISLLFPTIERVKSAACGIQLSRYLLSLPEKTWQRLRSTGIFHDAIPHPHDRIGHPMHVKVAQRRFRSRLGGHSFGWTYCGSHNFSPAAWGQPLRPTSKANPTDATRGAPSGSRLHICNYELGIILIAPPPGMSKEGNGRRHGIDGISLPFVIPAPQYKYSDRPATPLAMRQAMAEACIPQSDLSEETDEDIPDEDDEHVVELSDCCPEEKEEEKIYAETLWGQVDSSQSQGKDS; encoded by the exons ATGGCGGTGGAGGCGCCACCCAGCAACCACCACGGCGACCCATCTACTCCTGGCGGCCTGGGCTACTTCCATCTCCGCCTCCTCGGCCCCGCCGCGTCGCTCTTCCTGCTCCGCTCCGACCGCCTCTATTCTCTCTCCTTTTCCCGCCGCCGGGGCTACCGCCTCCGCCTCATCGCGTCCCCTGCGCGTCGCCGCaggcgctgccgccgccgcgatCTTCTGCTCAGCACTTCTGGCTGCGTCCTCCGCCTCACCCACTGCTTCTCCAGTCCCGACGCCGTGCGCGTCAATGGGCTGCCCctccacggcggcggcggcccggtcGATCTGGCCGTGGGCGACGAGGTCTCGCTGCTCCTCCTCGGCTCCAGGTACGGATTTGTGGCGGAGAAATTTGTCGCTTGCGAAAGGGGTGACAAGGTACCGGGGTCCTGCGAGGAGGTTCTTGTGCTGAGGGCAGAGTCGCTCCGGAAGCGGCTAAGAGCGATCTCGGAGAGCCAGGACCCTCTTTCTTTCTTGAGGGATTCACACTGTGCACATGCTGGAGTGAAAAAAGCGAGAGAAGGGGGTGGTTTATTGTGCCAGGAAAATCCAGTTAACTCTGTTCCTCAGGATAATTTGCGGCAACAAGAATGCAATTCTGATCAAAACAGATTGGAACACCAACCCGATGTTACAAACGAAGATACAGTTCAGTTGCCTCAAAGAAGCAAACGATGCAGCAATGTAGAGCTCAAAGGATGCAGCAATGGGAATGTAGAGCAGCATCACACGGAGGGTCGCTACTCAGACGGGAGCACATTCTTCCTGAACCGCCTTACCAGCATAAGACCTGAAATGCGAGCGGAGCAACGCAGTGGAGTGACCCTTCCACAGCTTCTCCACCCTATTGGCAGCTTGTTGCGAGTGTTTATCGCAACGTTCACCTCTGACATTTCCTG GTTCCTGGACTACTGTAAGATTCCCCAGTACCTGCCAGTAACAATAGCATGCCACAACAAGGACAGATGCTGGAGTGCGAACAGTGAAAATAGAACTGCAGCCCCTTTCGAAAACCATCCTAATTTACTTCTAGT ATACCCCCGATTTCCAGAAGTGATAGCATTTGGAAAGGATAGGAAGAATCAAGGAGTTGCATGCCACCATCCAAAGCTCATAGTGTTACAGAGAGAGGACAGCATGCGTGTTATTATTTCTTCAGCTAACTTGGCACCTAGACAG TGGCATCTCATAACAAACACAGTGTGGTGGCAAGACTTTCCCCGTAGGACATCCCCCGATTATTCAGGTCTTTTTAGTGCATTCGAGGGACCAAAATCTGATTTTGCTGCTCAGTTAGTTTCATTCATAGGATCCCTTATCAATGAAGTCCCTAGCCAAGCATATTGGATAAATGAGATAGCAAAGTATGATTTTGAAGGAGCTGGTGGGTACCTTGTTGCTTCAGTACCAGGGTTGTATATGCCAAGTCCTTGTTATTTGGAGTCCAATTATTGCCTTTCA GAAAAACAGATTATACATACAAAATCTTCACATAGAATATTCCTTGGTTCTGTGCAAACATCTGTAGTTGGTTTATCCCATCGGTTTCACTTACCATCTGATGCCGGTTCACAACTGAAAGCCTTGTCTGTATTTCTTGGAAAATGCCGTGGAAACATGCATGGAACTACAGAAGTGATCTTGAAAAGAAATACAAATATACCTGCAGATGCTAATGCTGTGAGTGTCCTTGTTGCTGATCTGGATAAATTTTGTGAGGAAG ATTCTGTCCAACTTGGTTTCTTGCCTAGAGAGGTTGCGAAATGGGTATCTCCCCTTAGCGACACGGGCTTCTTCaaattttctggatttatctacCCTAGAGAAGCCCTGGAAGCTGCATTTGGAGCAACTAACACAAAAGTGCAGTTGCTTATGTATGTATCAAAG GGTCCAGAGTTTTCTCAAATTTCAGGGCTGATCCAGGATGAGCATCTTCCTTCATTGTGCTCACTAGTAGCGTGCCTGAAAAGAAGCCCTGGGCTTTGGCGGTTAGAAGAG GTATTGTCACACTTTAAGTGGCCTGAAACACTGGAGACTGATTTTATGTACA GTGCTTCATCCATCGGGACTTCTATTAATCCACAGTTCATTGCACACTTCGCTTCAGCGACAGGTAAACGATCCAATCACGATGTTGACTCCGAAGAATCTGATCCAGAG TGGGGTGGCTGGACAGCAGGCCATGAGCTAAAGAAGCCATCAATCAGTTTGTTATTTCCAACAATTGAGAGGGTGAAAAGCGCGGCTTGTGGAATTCAGTTGTCCAGATATTTGCTTTCTCTACCTGAG AAAACGTGGCAAAGATTGAGATCTACCGGCATATTTCATGATGCAATCCCACATCCACATGATAGGATAGGGCATCCTATGCATGTTAAG GTTGCTCAGAGGCGATTCCGGTCTCGGTTAGGTGGCCATTCATTTGGCTGGACTTACTGTGGATCTCACAATTTCAGCCCAGCTGCCTGGGGACAACCGTTGCGCCCTACGTCCAAAGCGAATCCTACTGATGCCACCAGAGGAGCTCCTTCTGGGTCAAGGCTGCACATTTGCAACTATGAGCTGGGCATCATTCTCATTGCCCCGCCGCCAGGCATGTCAAAGGAGGGCAATGGAAGGAGGCATGGGATTGATGGCATATCCCTTCCATTTGTCATCCCTGCACCACAATACAAGTACAGTGATAGGCCTGCGACACCGCTGGCTATGCGACAAGCCATGGCCGAAGCTTGTATTCCGCAGAGCGACTTGTCGGAAGAGACTGACGAGGATATACCAGATGAAGATGACGAGCATGTGGTTGAACTATCTGACTGCTGTCCTGAAGAGAAAGAAGAGGAGAAGATCTACGCAGAGACTCTATGGGGTCAGGTGGATTCTTCGCAGAGCCAGGGAAAAGATTCGTGA
- the LOC109787225 gene encoding DNA cross-link repair protein SNM1, whose translation MAAAIAGDAETDLTLPISDDLDDNGFPASPPTAATTSSFADDFYRSGIDWSSLQAPPSHRRRPAAGTIETVCGPLVQKNLFQAWGIEKPAAGMAQKVCGPQVQKNLFQAWGIEKPPREEAAQGAPVGARASSSSPSPSPSGAWPGRKRRWGGSDENGASRKPVACPFYKKIPGTPFTVDAFRYGAVEGCSAYFLSHFHCDHYGGLTKKWCRGPIYCTALTARLVKMLLSIDSAYVCPLELDTEYVIDGVKVTFLEANHCPGAALIHFRLSDGKTYLHTGDFRASKSMQLHPLLQTGRISLLYLDTTYCNPKYKFPPQEDVIDFVVRTAQRYLKKQPKTLIVVGAYSIGKENVYLAISQALEVPIYTDASRRRILHSFGWPDLSKRISSCNQSSPLHVLPLASLQHENLKKYLETLDQRFLAVLAFRPTGWTFSEAAGKELDLIKPSSRGRVTIYGVPYSEHSSFSELRDFLKFLRPQKVIPTVNVGNAANRDKMQAYFREWLKST comes from the exons ATGGCCGCCGCTATCGCCGGCGACGCCGAAACCGACCTCACCCTGCCCATCTCGGATGACCTCGACGACAACGGTTTCCCCGCGTCACCCCCCACCGCAGCCACCACCAGCAGCTTCGCCGACGACTTCTACCGCAGCGGCATCGACTGGTCCTCCCTGCAAGCCCCTCCTTCTCATCGGAGGAGGCCAGCCGCTGGAACAATAGAGACAGTGTGCGGCCCGTTGGTTCAGAAGAATCTCTTCCAGGCGTGGGGGATCGAGAAGCCAGCCGCTGGAATGGCGCAGAAAGTTTGCGGCCCGCAGGTTCAGAAGAACCTCTTCCAGGCGTGGGGAATCGAGAAGCCGCCGCGGGAAGAGGCGGCGCAGGGGGCCCCTGTTGGGGCtcgggcctcctcctcctctccttctccttctccttctggTGCTTGGCCCGGTAGGAAGCGGCGCTGGGGAGGCTCGGACGAGAACGGGGCGTCCAGGAAGCCCGTCGCTTGCCCCTTCTACAAGAAGATTCCCG GTACGCCGTTCACGGTGGACGCATTTCGGTATGGAGCAGTTGAGGGGTGCTCTGCTTATTTTCTCAGCCATTTCCATTGTGATCATTACGGTGGGTTAACCAAGAAGTGGTGTCGTGGTCCTATCTATTGTACTGCACTCACTGCACGCCTGGTGAAGATGTTACTATCAATTGACTCTGC GTATGTTTGTCCCTTGGAGCTTGATACTGAGTATGTCATCGACGGAGTGAAGGTTACCTTCTTGGAGGCCAATCATTGCCCTGGTGCAGCCCTAATTCACTTTCGTCTTAGTGATGGCAAGACCTATCTCCACACTGGGGATTTTAGAGCATCAAAATCAATGCAATTGCACCCACTCCTCCAAACTGGCCGCATAAGTTTGCTTTATCTGGATACAACATATTGCAATCCAAAATACAA ATTTCCACCACAGGAGGATGTTATTGATTTTGTTGTCAGGACAGCTCAAAGGTATCTAAAGAAGCAACCAAAAACACTTATTGTTGTTGGGGCATATAGCATCGGGAAAGAGAATGTCTATCTAGCAATTTCTCAAGCTTTAGAG GTCCCTATATACACTGATGCATCACGAAGGCGGATTCTTCACTCATTTGGCTGGCCAGACTTGTCCAAAAGGATAAGTTCATGCAATCAAAGTTCACCACTTCATGTTCTGCCCCTTGCATCACTGCAACATGAG AACTTGAAGAAGTACTTGGAGACTCTTGACCAAAGATTTCTAGCTGTGCTGGCTTTTCGACCTACAG GTTGGACTTTTTCTGAGGCAGCTGGAAAGGAGCTTGACTTAATTAAACCTAGCTCTAGAGGCAGAGTTACAATCTATG GTGTACCTTATAGCGAGCACTCAAGTTTCAGCGAGCTTAGGGACTTTTTGAAG TTTCTGAGACCTCAAAAGGTAATTCCCACTGTTAATGTTGGTAATGCGGCAAACCGAGATAAAATGCAAGCTTATTTCCGGGAATGGCTCAAGAGCACGTGA
- the LOC109787223 gene encoding probable alpha-amylase 2 isoform X2 — MGQVSDAVVQEQAAGNGGIIKNGREILLQAFNWESHKHNWWSNLEGRVADIAKSGFTSVWLPPPTQSLSPEGYLPQNLYSLDSCYGSLQQLNSLIQNMNDHNIRAMADVVINHRVGTTKGSTGMYNRYDGIPISWDEHAVTSCSGGKGNKSTGDNFDGVPNIDHTQPFVRKDIIEWLIWLRETIGFQDFRFDFTKGYASKFVKEYIEESKPLFAVGEYWDSCEYAPSDNRLSYNQDKHRQRIINWIDSTGGLCAAFDFTTKGILQVRNDHGSTGVNESLVISLTSLVLLEQEAVKGELWRLRDPEEKPPGVMGWWPSRSVTFIENHDTGSTQGHWPFPSDHVMEGYAYILTHPGIPTVFYDHFFDWGDSFHDEIAKLMEIRKSQDIHSRSAVKILEASSNLYSAIIDDKLCMKIGEGPWCPSDPEWKLAACGDRYAVWHK; from the exons ATGGGCCAG GTTTCCGATGCTGTTGTCCAAGAACAGGCAGCTGGCAATG GCGGAATCATTAAGAATGGGAGGGAAATCCTATTGCAG GCTTTTAACTGGGAGTCCCATAAACACAATTGGTGGAGTAATTTAGAGGGCAGAGTTGCCGACATTGCTAAATCTGGGTTTACATCAGTATGGTTGCCTCCACCGACACAATCGTTATCTCCAGAAG GCTATCTGCCACAGAACCTGTACAGCCTTGACTCTTGTTATGGTTCTCTTCAGCAGCTAAATTCGTTGATTCAGAACATGAATGACCACAATATAAGGGCTATGGCTGATGTAGTTATTAACCATCGAGTTGGAACTACTAAAGGATCAACTGGGATGTATAATCGTTATGATGGTATCCCAATATCATGGGACGAACATGCTGTTACATCTTGTTCTGGTGGGAAG GGGAACAAAAGTACTGGTGATAACTTTGATGGGGTTCCCAACATAGATCATACCCAGCCATTTGTAAGGAAGGATATTATTGAATGGCTGATCTGGCTTCGGGAAACCATTGGTTTTCAAGATTTCCGCTTTGATTTCACAAAAGG TTATGCTTCAAAGTTTGTGAAAGAATACATTGAGGAATCAAAGCCTCTTTTTGCAGTGGGGGAATACTGGGACAGCTGTGAATATGCCCCCTCTGACAACCGTCTGAGCTACAATCAGG ATAAACATAGGCAGAGAATTATCAATTGGATAGATAGCACTGGAGGACTTTGCGCTGCGTTTGATTTCACAACAAAGGGTATTCTTCAGGTTAGAAATGATCATGGTTCTACAGGAGTAAACGAGTCTTTGGTGATTAGTTTGACCAGTTTGGTGTTGCTGGAGCAGGAGGCTGTGAAAGGAGAGTTGTGGCGTTTGCGCGACCCTGAAGAAAAGCCGCCTGGTGTGATGGGGTGGTGGCCTTCAAGATCAGTTACATTTATTGAAAATCATGACACAGGGTCAACTCAG GGCCATTGGCCATTTCCATCTGATCATGTCATGGAG GGATATGCTTATATACTTACGCACCCTGGAATCCCCACAGTGTTCTACGATCATTTCTTTGATTGGGGAGATTCTTTCCACGATGAAATAGCAAAACTG ATGGAGATTAGGAAATCCCAAGACATACATAGTCGTTCAGCTGTCAAAATTTTGGAGGCAAGCTCAAATCTGTACTCGGCAATAATCGATGATAAGTTGTGCATGAAGATCGGAGAGGGCCCCTGGTGCCCAAGCGACCCAGAGTGGAAGCTGGCGGCATGTGGAGACAGATATGCCGTGTGGCACAAGTAG
- the LOC109787223 gene encoding probable alpha-amylase 2 isoform X1, which yields MGQVVSDAVVQEQAAGNGGIIKNGREILLQAFNWESHKHNWWSNLEGRVADIAKSGFTSVWLPPPTQSLSPEGYLPQNLYSLDSCYGSLQQLNSLIQNMNDHNIRAMADVVINHRVGTTKGSTGMYNRYDGIPISWDEHAVTSCSGGKGNKSTGDNFDGVPNIDHTQPFVRKDIIEWLIWLRETIGFQDFRFDFTKGYASKFVKEYIEESKPLFAVGEYWDSCEYAPSDNRLSYNQDKHRQRIINWIDSTGGLCAAFDFTTKGILQVRNDHGSTGVNESLVISLTSLVLLEQEAVKGELWRLRDPEEKPPGVMGWWPSRSVTFIENHDTGSTQGHWPFPSDHVMEGYAYILTHPGIPTVFYDHFFDWGDSFHDEIAKLMEIRKSQDIHSRSAVKILEASSNLYSAIIDDKLCMKIGEGPWCPSDPEWKLAACGDRYAVWHK from the exons ATGGGCCAGGTG GTTTCCGATGCTGTTGTCCAAGAACAGGCAGCTGGCAATG GCGGAATCATTAAGAATGGGAGGGAAATCCTATTGCAG GCTTTTAACTGGGAGTCCCATAAACACAATTGGTGGAGTAATTTAGAGGGCAGAGTTGCCGACATTGCTAAATCTGGGTTTACATCAGTATGGTTGCCTCCACCGACACAATCGTTATCTCCAGAAG GCTATCTGCCACAGAACCTGTACAGCCTTGACTCTTGTTATGGTTCTCTTCAGCAGCTAAATTCGTTGATTCAGAACATGAATGACCACAATATAAGGGCTATGGCTGATGTAGTTATTAACCATCGAGTTGGAACTACTAAAGGATCAACTGGGATGTATAATCGTTATGATGGTATCCCAATATCATGGGACGAACATGCTGTTACATCTTGTTCTGGTGGGAAG GGGAACAAAAGTACTGGTGATAACTTTGATGGGGTTCCCAACATAGATCATACCCAGCCATTTGTAAGGAAGGATATTATTGAATGGCTGATCTGGCTTCGGGAAACCATTGGTTTTCAAGATTTCCGCTTTGATTTCACAAAAGG TTATGCTTCAAAGTTTGTGAAAGAATACATTGAGGAATCAAAGCCTCTTTTTGCAGTGGGGGAATACTGGGACAGCTGTGAATATGCCCCCTCTGACAACCGTCTGAGCTACAATCAGG ATAAACATAGGCAGAGAATTATCAATTGGATAGATAGCACTGGAGGACTTTGCGCTGCGTTTGATTTCACAACAAAGGGTATTCTTCAGGTTAGAAATGATCATGGTTCTACAGGAGTAAACGAGTCTTTGGTGATTAGTTTGACCAGTTTGGTGTTGCTGGAGCAGGAGGCTGTGAAAGGAGAGTTGTGGCGTTTGCGCGACCCTGAAGAAAAGCCGCCTGGTGTGATGGGGTGGTGGCCTTCAAGATCAGTTACATTTATTGAAAATCATGACACAGGGTCAACTCAG GGCCATTGGCCATTTCCATCTGATCATGTCATGGAG GGATATGCTTATATACTTACGCACCCTGGAATCCCCACAGTGTTCTACGATCATTTCTTTGATTGGGGAGATTCTTTCCACGATGAAATAGCAAAACTG ATGGAGATTAGGAAATCCCAAGACATACATAGTCGTTCAGCTGTCAAAATTTTGGAGGCAAGCTCAAATCTGTACTCGGCAATAATCGATGATAAGTTGTGCATGAAGATCGGAGAGGGCCCCTGGTGCCCAAGCGACCCAGAGTGGAAGCTGGCGGCATGTGGAGACAGATATGCCGTGTGGCACAAGTAG
- the LOC109787223 gene encoding probable alpha-amylase 2 isoform X4, with protein sequence MGQVSDAVVQEQAAGNGGIIKNGREILLQAFNWESHKHNWWSNLEGRVADIAKSGFTSVWLPPPTQSLSPEGYLPQNLYSLDSCYGSLQQLNSLIQNMNDHNIRAMADVVINHRVGTTKGSTGMYNRYDGIPISWDEHAVTSCSGGKGNKSTGDNFDGVPNIDHTQPFVRKDIIEWLIWLRETIGFQDFRFDFTKGYASKFVKEYIEESKPLFAVGEYWDSCEYAPSDNRLSYNQDKHRQRIINWIDSTGGLCAAFDFTTKGILQEAVKGELWRLRDPEEKPPGVMGWWPSRSVTFIENHDTGSTQGHWPFPSDHVMEGYAYILTHPGIPTVFYDHFFDWGDSFHDEIAKLMEIRKSQDIHSRSAVKILEASSNLYSAIIDDKLCMKIGEGPWCPSDPEWKLAACGDRYAVWHK encoded by the exons ATGGGCCAG GTTTCCGATGCTGTTGTCCAAGAACAGGCAGCTGGCAATG GCGGAATCATTAAGAATGGGAGGGAAATCCTATTGCAG GCTTTTAACTGGGAGTCCCATAAACACAATTGGTGGAGTAATTTAGAGGGCAGAGTTGCCGACATTGCTAAATCTGGGTTTACATCAGTATGGTTGCCTCCACCGACACAATCGTTATCTCCAGAAG GCTATCTGCCACAGAACCTGTACAGCCTTGACTCTTGTTATGGTTCTCTTCAGCAGCTAAATTCGTTGATTCAGAACATGAATGACCACAATATAAGGGCTATGGCTGATGTAGTTATTAACCATCGAGTTGGAACTACTAAAGGATCAACTGGGATGTATAATCGTTATGATGGTATCCCAATATCATGGGACGAACATGCTGTTACATCTTGTTCTGGTGGGAAG GGGAACAAAAGTACTGGTGATAACTTTGATGGGGTTCCCAACATAGATCATACCCAGCCATTTGTAAGGAAGGATATTATTGAATGGCTGATCTGGCTTCGGGAAACCATTGGTTTTCAAGATTTCCGCTTTGATTTCACAAAAGG TTATGCTTCAAAGTTTGTGAAAGAATACATTGAGGAATCAAAGCCTCTTTTTGCAGTGGGGGAATACTGGGACAGCTGTGAATATGCCCCCTCTGACAACCGTCTGAGCTACAATCAGG ATAAACATAGGCAGAGAATTATCAATTGGATAGATAGCACTGGAGGACTTTGCGCTGCGTTTGATTTCACAACAAAGGGTATTCTTCAG GAGGCTGTGAAAGGAGAGTTGTGGCGTTTGCGCGACCCTGAAGAAAAGCCGCCTGGTGTGATGGGGTGGTGGCCTTCAAGATCAGTTACATTTATTGAAAATCATGACACAGGGTCAACTCAG GGCCATTGGCCATTTCCATCTGATCATGTCATGGAG GGATATGCTTATATACTTACGCACCCTGGAATCCCCACAGTGTTCTACGATCATTTCTTTGATTGGGGAGATTCTTTCCACGATGAAATAGCAAAACTG ATGGAGATTAGGAAATCCCAAGACATACATAGTCGTTCAGCTGTCAAAATTTTGGAGGCAAGCTCAAATCTGTACTCGGCAATAATCGATGATAAGTTGTGCATGAAGATCGGAGAGGGCCCCTGGTGCCCAAGCGACCCAGAGTGGAAGCTGGCGGCATGTGGAGACAGATATGCCGTGTGGCACAAGTAG